GTCCATCGGATTGCCTTCTGCCTCAATATGGCGGAAATGTCCGCCCAAGCGGGACCGATCCGCGCCCGCGTGCGTTGAACCGGTGACCTCATAATAACAAACCAAAGGAGCCACCACATGGGCATTTTCTCATCCATCAAGAACGCGATTTTCGGCAAGGACCAGCCCAAGCCGGCACCGCCGGAAGAGGCGCAGAAGGCGCGCGACAATTCGATCACGGCGGAGGCGCTGCGCAACATCAGCCGCGCGGGTTCGGTCGACGTGGAAGACCGTCTGTCCAAGATGGACGGCGCCGATCGCCTCAACTGGCGGACCTCCATCGTCGACCTGATGAAGCTGCTCGGCATCGATTCCAGCTACGAGAACCGCAAGGAACTTGCGCAGGAAATGGGCCGCACCGATTACGAAGGCAGCGCGGAAGATAATATCTGGCTGCATCG
This sequence is a window from Alteriqipengyuania flavescens. Protein-coding genes within it:
- a CDS encoding DUF3597 domain-containing protein codes for the protein MGIFSSIKNAIFGKDQPKPAPPEEAQKARDNSITAEALRNISRAGSVDVEDRLSKMDGADRLNWRTSIVDLMKLLGIDSSYENRKELAQEMGRTDYEGSAEDNIWLHRRTMQELALNGGKVPDKMLD